The Mya arenaria isolate MELC-2E11 chromosome 16, ASM2691426v1 genome includes a window with the following:
- the LOC128222658 gene encoding migration and invasion enhancer 1-like, whose product MEDILSELPETEVVGDVGRNQSFEVSINGQLVFSKLKTYGFPKAQDIIKEIQRASQGEKCQEITDSESPWCVLL is encoded by the exons ATGGAGGACATCCTCTCAGAGTTGCCAGAAACCGAGGTGGTTGGAGATGTCGGGAGAAACC aGTCATTTGAGGTCTCAATTAATGGACAGCTGGTGTTCTCAAAACTCAAGACATATGGGTTCCCCAAAGCACAAGAT attattaAGGAAATCCAGCGGGCTTCACAAGGGGAGAAATGTCAGGAAATAACGGATTCCGAGTCCCCCTGGTGTGTCTTACTCTAA
- the LOC128221465 gene encoding uncharacterized protein LOC128221465, translating into MFEYEFDDPVNDQGYTIENPGATVTRAEGAPVFVEGDLNGASDALEIISANPIHVHGIVPTQSTQAGNGRAGFGLPSLEQWSSRQHFYAMEGKKYDLIFVSHKGDMDDIKCTDTTSDHTFSSRFAGSFSSKPGDLLDNDCDGFTDEEVLNGEDDDGDGDIDEDLALREIFERGIKVNELFYDTTNPSNAKNFIIVDGCQEFKPVTESIGHFTLNTALSDVFDDYWVIETNPFSAFKVADAPSLFFGVKYEVCYDGDLPTTCAQPTIASCASAQRKRRDISGAISEHFASVHVSISGNRTDEYGSSNTKEHSKVITDEHSCEKDTNFWLSIAGLGAISLMELFMIGGMMWYKRHVMRLLQ; encoded by the exons ATGTTCGAGTACGAGTTTGATGATCCCGTAAATGACCAAGGATACACCATTGAAAATCCAG GTGCAACAGTGACACGAGCAGAAGGTGCACCGGTGTTTGTAGAGGGAGATTTGAACGGTGCATCGGATGCGCTTGAAATAATCTCAGCCAACCCAATACATGTTCACGGAATTGTTCCAA CTCAATCCACACAAGCTGGTAATGGTCGAGCGGGCTTTGGTCTTCCCTCACTTGAACAGTGGTCCTCTAGACAACATTTCTACGCGATGGAAGGAAAGAAATACGATCTTATTTTCGTCTCTCACAAAGGCGACATGGATGATATAAAG TGCACAGACACAACAAGTGATCATACCTTTTCCTCCCGATTTGCGGGATCCTTCTCCTCCAAGCCAGGTGACCTATTAGATAACGACTGTGATGGATTTACGGACGAGGAGGTGTTGAATGGAGAAG aTGATGATGGTGACGGCGATATCGATGAAGACTTGGCTCTTAGGGAAATATTCG AACGAGGTATAAAAGTTAATGAACTATTTTACGATACAACCAACCCGTCCAATGCTAAAAACTTCATTATAGTCGATGG GTGTCAAGAGTTTAAACCGGTAACTGAAAGCATTGGTCATTTTACTCTGAACACGGCACTGAGCGATGTTTTTGACGACTACTGGGTTATTGAAACTAACCCATTCAGCGCTTTTAAG GTAGCCGATGCACCGTCCCTTTTCTTTGGAGTGAAATATGAAGTGTGTTACGACGGGGACCTGCCAACCACGTGTGCCCAACCCACG ATTGCATCATGCGCTTCGGCTCAGAGAAAAAGAAGGGACATTTCTGGCGCCATCTCTGAACACTTTGCCTCTGTTCATGTGTCAATTAGCGGGAACAGGACGGATGAGTACGGTTCTTCAAATACAAAGGAACATAGCAAAG TCATAACCGACGAGCACTCATGTGAAAAAGACACCAACTTTTGGTTATCCATTGCTGGACTTGGCGCTATCTCTTTGATGGAACTGTTTATGATTGGTGGAATGATGTGGTACAAACGTCACGTGATGAGACTGTTGCAGTAG